The Treponema medium genome has a window encoding:
- a CDS encoding sodium-translocating pyrophosphatase — MMTNLVYSVLALVLAGSIAALLYAFAKTRWINRQPVENDDLRRISGYISEGAMAFLNREYKALVPFIAAVALFLAAGNKGALKIEALTFVLGAAVSLLAGFIGMKVATAANARTAQAAKNGGLTPALKVAFSGGSVMGMSVVGLALFGFFIVMLVSSLSYGTSIEVFYNITLPLGTAFSLGASSVALFSRVGGGIFTKAADVGADLVGKVEKNIPEDDPRNPATIADNVGDNVGDVAGMGADLFESFVGSLIGAMILGLTVAASDDLKLKLMVLPLLIAVLGIVASLIGTIFVRAKPGSDPQKALNAGTFGAAILATVFLFIVLKFFIGEETFNGNAGMYHIFGATITGLASGVLIGLLTEYYTGTGKKPVVSIMNSCETGAATTIITGLGVGMRSAFPTIVLIGAAIWGSFSLAGLYGVGIAAVGMLVTLGIQLAVDAYGPIADNAGGLAQMAEFPGEVREITDSLDAVGNTTAAIGKGFAIGSAALTAIILFTSFKEHTGVDIVDITNIPVLTGILLGVAVPFLFSAMAMSAVGKAAYKMIEEVRSQFKNKPGILNNTEKPDYKRCVDISTQAAIREMVIPGLVAIITPILVGFVGGPAMLIGLLTGVTGSGVVLAIFMANSGGAWDNAKKMIESGSGAGKGSEAHKAAVVGDTVGDPFKDTAGPSINILIKLMSMVSLVIAPMLKTFWGL; from the coding sequence ATGATGACTAATCTTGTGTATTCCGTATTGGCGCTTGTTCTTGCGGGAAGCATTGCAGCGTTGCTGTATGCCTTTGCAAAAACGCGCTGGATTAACCGGCAGCCGGTAGAGAACGATGACTTGCGGCGTATCAGCGGTTATATCTCGGAAGGAGCAATGGCTTTTTTGAACCGTGAATACAAGGCGTTGGTGCCTTTTATTGCAGCGGTTGCTTTGTTTTTGGCTGCCGGAAATAAAGGTGCTTTAAAGATAGAAGCGCTTACTTTTGTATTGGGTGCAGCAGTGTCCCTGCTGGCAGGATTTATCGGCATGAAGGTTGCAACCGCAGCAAATGCGCGCACCGCGCAGGCGGCAAAAAACGGCGGTCTTACCCCTGCGTTAAAGGTTGCATTCTCCGGCGGCAGCGTTATGGGTATGAGCGTTGTCGGTCTTGCATTGTTCGGATTTTTTATTGTAATGCTGGTCTCGTCCCTGTCGTATGGAACGTCAATCGAAGTCTTTTATAATATCACGCTGCCGCTCGGCACCGCCTTTTCGCTTGGTGCATCTTCGGTTGCGCTTTTCTCCCGTGTCGGCGGCGGTATCTTTACCAAAGCGGCAGACGTCGGCGCAGACTTGGTTGGCAAGGTAGAAAAAAATATCCCCGAAGACGACCCCCGCAACCCTGCCACTATTGCAGACAACGTCGGCGATAATGTCGGCGACGTTGCAGGTATGGGCGCCGACCTCTTTGAATCCTTTGTTGGTTCGTTGATTGGAGCTATGATTCTCGGTTTAACCGTTGCCGCCTCCGATGACCTAAAATTAAAACTCATGGTATTGCCGCTGTTGATTGCGGTTTTAGGTATTGTTGCATCTTTAATCGGAACGATATTTGTACGTGCAAAGCCGGGAAGCGACCCTCAAAAAGCCTTGAACGCCGGTACTTTCGGCGCGGCAATTTTGGCGACCGTATTCTTATTTATCGTATTGAAGTTCTTCATTGGCGAGGAAACATTTAACGGGAATGCCGGTATGTACCATATCTTTGGCGCAACGATTACCGGTCTTGCCTCCGGCGTTCTTATCGGGCTTTTAACCGAGTACTATACCGGTACGGGCAAAAAGCCGGTTGTTTCGATTATGAATTCGTGTGAAACAGGCGCTGCAACAACGATTATTACCGGTCTCGGCGTCGGTATGCGGAGCGCTTTCCCGACTATCGTATTGATCGGAGCGGCAATCTGGGGCAGCTTTAGCTTGGCAGGCCTCTACGGTGTCGGTATCGCCGCAGTCGGTATGTTGGTTACGCTCGGCATCCAGCTTGCCGTTGATGCTTACGGCCCCATCGCTGATAACGCAGGCGGTCTTGCTCAAATGGCGGAATTCCCCGGCGAAGTGCGTGAAATTACCGACAGCCTCGACGCCGTCGGAAACACCACTGCTGCAATCGGAAAGGGGTTTGCTATCGGTTCCGCAGCATTAACCGCTATCATCCTTTTCACCTCGTTTAAAGAGCATACCGGTGTCGATATCGTCGATATTACGAATATCCCCGTTTTGACCGGTATTCTGCTGGGCGTTGCGGTGCCGTTCCTGTTCTCCGCTATGGCGATGTCCGCAGTCGGTAAAGCCGCGTACAAGATGATTGAAGAAGTACGCAGTCAGTTTAAAAACAAGCCCGGCATTTTGAACAACACCGAAAAGCCGGACTATAAGCGTTGCGTAGACATCAGCACACAGGCAGCTATCCGTGAAATGGTTATCCCCGGTCTTGTCGCCATTATCACACCGATTTTAGTCGGCTTCGTCGGCGGTCCGGCGATGCTTATCGGGTTATTAACCGGCGTTACCGGCTCCGGCGTTGTACTCGCTATCTTTATGGCAAATTCGGGCGGTGCATGGGATAACGCAAAGAAAATGATTGAATCGGGCAGTGGCGCAGGGAAAGGTTCGGAAGCGCACAAGGCTGCTGTTGTCGGTGATACGGTCGGAGATCCCTTCAAAGATACCGCCGGTCCCTCGATCAATATTTTGATAAAGCTGATGTCGATGGTCTCATTGGTTATTGCGCCGATGCTGAAAACCTTCTGGGGCTTATAA
- a CDS encoding PQQ-binding-like beta-propeller repeat protein: protein MKKYALFILSSLLLTACSSCDLLFNNNKQKDDGKEPTYSPNYAWQLKLDGTQIGSQMYIQQQFLYLVERIHREDADIQLVKIDMETGRYVWKADQISDGEEWRSSNVVKADNKLYFMRPNKGLIYCYAENNGKLLARIQIGTTETEAIYNRCSLETIVTDGTALYWGSAGEPGSISAHLLKLNVDAIDYTQNGAIQTRVPRSLYTKADWRQCIFWSAPIIDDNMLYFNTYNRDYPDGYSTLVAIDLQSETVKWEKQLYGVAGTTLNTLLVRDDILYVINSSLLRVNKHTGDILTRYDSEENSMEHPATTPSPSLCGIWYDNGRLYYTTICSSDAHSQTGIPEKFIYSLVCIDAKTLKFLWGFHPVSGTSSTYPVVKDGKAYIVTHIDGLRVFDAKTGKLLGVDKSIIAWGDEANVLYKDYFIFFNKNFKTNRATLCAIRV, encoded by the coding sequence ATGAAAAAATACGCACTTTTTATCTTATCATCCTTATTGCTTACCGCATGTTCTTCCTGCGATTTGTTGTTCAATAACAATAAGCAGAAGGATGACGGAAAAGAACCTACTTATAGCCCCAATTATGCATGGCAATTAAAGTTAGACGGAACGCAAATCGGGTCTCAAATGTATATACAACAACAATTCCTTTATCTTGTTGAACGTATTCATAGGGAAGATGCCGACATACAACTGGTAAAAATAGATATGGAAACAGGCAGATATGTATGGAAAGCAGATCAGATATCAGATGGAGAAGAATGGAGATCGTCAAATGTCGTAAAGGCCGATAATAAACTTTATTTTATGAGGCCAAACAAGGGGCTTATCTATTGCTATGCAGAAAACAATGGCAAACTTCTTGCACGGATACAGATAGGAACGACGGAAACTGAAGCAATCTATAATCGGTGCTCGCTCGAAACAATTGTAACGGACGGAACTGCGCTGTATTGGGGAAGTGCGGGAGAGCCGGGGAGTATTAGCGCACACTTATTAAAGCTTAATGTAGATGCAATCGATTACACGCAAAACGGGGCAATACAAACCCGTGTTCCGCGCAGCCTATATACCAAAGCTGATTGGCGCCAATGTATTTTTTGGTCAGCTCCGATTATAGATGACAATATGCTTTATTTTAATACCTACAATCGCGACTATCCTGACGGCTACAGTACACTGGTAGCAATTGATTTACAAAGTGAAACGGTAAAATGGGAGAAACAATTATACGGTGTTGCCGGAACAACGCTTAATACGTTACTCGTACGAGATGATATTCTGTATGTTATCAATAGTTCTCTTTTACGCGTAAATAAGCATACCGGAGACATTTTAACCCGCTACGACAGCGAAGAAAATTCTATGGAACATCCGGCTACAACCCCTTCACCGTCTTTATGCGGCATTTGGTATGATAACGGTAGATTGTACTATACCACTATCTGTTCAAGCGATGCACATTCACAAACAGGTATACCGGAAAAATTTATTTATTCTCTCGTTTGCATCGATGCAAAGACGCTTAAATTCCTGTGGGGTTTCCATCCGGTAAGCGGAACAAGCAGTACCTATCCGGTAGTAAAGGATGGAAAGGCGTATATCGTAACGCATATAGATGGGCTGCGGGTATTCGATGCAAAGACAGGGAAGCTATTAGGCGTGGATAAAAGCATCATCGCATGGGGGGACGAGGCAAATGTGCTGTATAAAGATTACTTCATCTTTTTTAACAAGAACTTTAAAACCAACCGCGCAACCCTGTGTGCTATTCGGGTATAA
- a CDS encoding Bax inhibitor-1/YccA family protein: MNTSTDNISLQQANEKITQRFITAVYGWMVAALAISGIAAFAVFNSETLLYFIFGSRFTFMGLILAEFALVIILSAGIRKMSFPVAAASFVIYSIVNGLTLSSVLFVYTSTSIVRIFVITALMFGAMSVYGATTKNNLQSAGKYLMMAVIGLIIASLVNLFMRSSSLDWLISFVTVGVFTGLTAYDTQKITEAARYAQDNENFKKVAIIGALELYLDFVNIFLSLLRLFGKRR; this comes from the coding sequence ATGAACACATCAACTGACAACATTTCATTGCAGCAAGCAAATGAAAAAATCACTCAGCGGTTTATCACCGCCGTATACGGATGGATGGTTGCAGCTTTAGCAATCAGTGGAATTGCAGCTTTTGCGGTATTCAATAGCGAAACACTTCTCTATTTTATCTTTGGAAGCCGCTTTACCTTCATGGGATTGATCCTCGCAGAATTTGCACTTGTCATTATTTTGTCAGCAGGTATCAGAAAGATGAGTTTTCCGGTTGCAGCGGCTTCTTTTGTTATCTACTCAATTGTTAACGGACTGACCCTCTCGTCGGTACTCTTTGTATATACCAGTACTTCTATTGTCCGTATCTTCGTAATAACAGCATTGATGTTCGGCGCAATGAGTGTTTACGGTGCCACGACAAAAAACAATCTGCAATCGGCGGGTAAGTACCTGATGATGGCTGTTATCGGACTGATAATTGCGTCGCTTGTTAATCTATTTATGCGTTCTTCATCGCTTGATTGGCTGATTTCTTTTGTAACGGTCGGTGTATTTACCGGATTAACCGCTTATGATACTCAAAAGATTACAGAAGCAGCTCGCTATGCACAGGATAATGAAAACTTTAAGAAAGTTGCGATTATCGGCGCATTAGAACTGTATCTTGACTTTGTAAATATCTTCTTATCTCTTCTCCGCTTATTCGGCAAAAGAAGATAA
- a CDS encoding helix-turn-helix transcriptional regulator: MRTKQPIEEIRHFIYTQTLIKKSRLVAIIMLPVTTAVIVLQYISVLPSDRLIRLSNILCAVILGYIVIKPRFIILYTFPCLIAGLVNIYHGGNLLGLSLYLAGLLILLKTNFFKTYIWYKVSVLSGGFAAVLITQWFRHGRTAFMLSLLHIGLGLGVAGGLFILFADDLKHYYTRKTPIRVSSLRLTERQHQCLCLAAEGITFKQIGERLCISESVIKKEMTEIYKELNVANYHAFLIFMQQHELIK, from the coding sequence ATGCGCACTAAACAACCTATAGAAGAAATACGGCATTTTATCTATACCCAAACCCTCATAAAAAAATCCCGGCTTGTGGCTATTATCATGCTACCCGTTACGACTGCCGTCATTGTATTGCAGTATATTTCCGTCCTTCCGTCAGATAGGTTGATCAGATTATCCAATATTTTATGTGCGGTTATTCTCGGTTATATCGTAATCAAACCCCGCTTCATCATCCTGTATACGTTTCCGTGTTTGATTGCAGGATTGGTCAATATTTATCATGGCGGCAATTTGCTCGGACTTTCTTTATATCTGGCGGGATTACTCATTCTATTAAAAACGAATTTCTTTAAAACATATATTTGGTATAAAGTTAGTGTGTTGAGCGGCGGCTTTGCAGCCGTTTTAATTACCCAGTGGTTTCGGCATGGACGCACCGCTTTTATGCTTTCTTTGCTGCATATCGGGCTTGGGCTCGGTGTAGCAGGCGGTCTTTTTATCCTGTTTGCAGATGATTTAAAACACTATTATACACGAAAAACTCCCATCCGCGTATCTTCACTCCGGTTAACCGAGCGGCAACACCAATGCCTCTGCTTAGCGGCGGAGGGTATTACCTTCAAACAAATCGGCGAAAGACTTTGTATTTCGGAATCGGTTATAAAAAAAGAAATGACCGAAATTTACAAAGAGTTGAACGTTGCGAATTACCACGCTTTCCTCATTTTTATGCAGCAGCATGAACTGATTAAATAA
- a CDS encoding endonuclease/exonuclease/phosphatase family protein, with translation MKLKRLLFPFFACIAAGVFFLQCTRCTPLTDTQFKEPITLVTYNTQTFFDAVEDGTEFKEYKGSKSRWTDQKYRARLERLKGTMFAAGEKLTGKKDRLPDIAVLQEVENSRVIEDFCKQLPSGENYPYAVCPPRSEKGAFTTVILSKYPIEQYFVHRLYTEQKNSLRPLTEAVLNTGSKDKPQLLTVFAAHWKSKTGSSDSAAVRAQQEAQLIKKIQEHREKNPHIPFVVCGDFNQTLEEFNQLNDFPVCWDIEGYRAECEEGTQPDGSYYFKNSWEKIDHIFYESSADGYEDLETASDAGTAYIEPLLFFVLYEPPLIEDGKPVRYNVLTGEGYSDHLPLGFRFEIRD, from the coding sequence ATGAAACTCAAACGATTGTTGTTTCCATTCTTTGCCTGTATTGCCGCGGGGGTTTTCTTTCTACAATGCACACGGTGCACTCCGCTCACGGATACGCAGTTTAAGGAGCCTATTACGCTTGTTACGTATAACACGCAGACATTCTTTGACGCCGTAGAAGATGGTACCGAGTTTAAAGAATACAAAGGGAGCAAATCCCGATGGACCGATCAAAAGTATCGGGCACGTCTCGAACGGCTTAAAGGTACCATGTTCGCGGCAGGAGAAAAGCTGACCGGAAAAAAAGACCGGCTGCCCGATATTGCGGTCTTGCAAGAGGTTGAAAATAGCCGCGTGATTGAAGACTTTTGTAAACAACTGCCGAGCGGGGAAAATTATCCTTATGCAGTGTGTCCGCCGCGTTCGGAGAAAGGCGCCTTTACTACCGTAATCTTGAGTAAGTATCCCATTGAACAATACTTTGTACACCGGCTTTATACCGAGCAAAAGAACTCACTTCGTCCTCTGACGGAAGCGGTATTGAATACGGGAAGCAAAGATAAACCGCAGTTATTAACCGTATTTGCAGCACATTGGAAGTCAAAAACCGGCAGTTCCGACAGTGCGGCTGTCCGCGCTCAACAAGAAGCTCAGCTGATAAAGAAAATTCAAGAACATAGAGAAAAAAATCCGCACATTCCCTTTGTTGTATGCGGAGATTTTAATCAGACCCTTGAAGAATTTAATCAGCTGAATGATTTTCCGGTATGTTGGGATATAGAGGGTTATAGAGCCGAGTGTGAAGAAGGTACGCAGCCGGACGGCAGCTATTACTTTAAGAATTCGTGGGAGAAAATCGATCATATTTTCTACGAGAGCAGCGCGGACGGTTATGAGGATTTAGAAACAGCCTCGGATGCCGGAACGGCTTATATCGAACCGCTGCTGTTTTTCGTACTGTATGAACCGCCGCTTATTGAGGATGGTAAGCCGGTCAGGTACAATGTACTGACCGGCGAAGGATATTCCGACCATTTACCGCTCGGCTTTCGTTTTGAAATACGCGACTAG
- a CDS encoding alpha/beta hydrolase, producing MKKKYVALLICIVCMITVATAEEEAKSKARLYDAGVAGVTTYAFDGFDFEGYKASKHGLDNIIKAEHKSIKDVEEEHPDKKGKFAVVGHSQGGLRALAFATYLQNNDAARLNNLQAVVTVSGIDQGIKALDGGLPAANAKIRRDAAILTEGACGVVTNPVLTIGLIAAAPKIFNIKTSEDMKNIAKKILNIITKFQPMFEAWVKPALQATTAVAEQDALNKYCEIRDMIPQSNFIKRNVIESKPYLYQVQTGITWHLGWKQVTNRWGEKYWALRWQKSPVYSTYIGYKHTSKLPENIPMGYIVGTKNNVLSMTGSEEQDIRNGLKWVGGIFATAEGFHIAKCVGIVGLFTGSPRYAAACANARDYCWNFDSRVNDLLGSSEHDGLVAKESQYIPKTAHKKVLGRTTQGYTTFNYNHAEIFNYNDTKMPPEAVQKEITSMIEQGKKRRQEP from the coding sequence ATGAAAAAGAAATATGTAGCGCTATTGATATGTATCGTATGTATGATTACAGTTGCAACAGCCGAAGAAGAGGCAAAATCGAAAGCAAGACTTTATGATGCAGGTGTTGCCGGAGTAACAACGTATGCATTCGACGGCTTTGATTTCGAGGGATATAAGGCAAGTAAACACGGTCTTGATAATATTATAAAAGCGGAACACAAGTCTATTAAGGACGTTGAAGAGGAGCATCCGGATAAGAAGGGCAAGTTCGCCGTAGTCGGTCACAGTCAAGGCGGCTTACGTGCGCTTGCATTTGCAACGTATCTCCAAAACAACGATGCAGCAAGGCTGAATAATCTGCAAGCCGTAGTAACGGTTTCCGGCATCGATCAAGGCATAAAAGCACTCGATGGCGGATTGCCAGCAGCCAATGCAAAGATACGGCGAGATGCTGCAATACTAACCGAAGGCGCATGTGGAGTAGTAACTAATCCGGTACTGACGATCGGATTGATAGCGGCTGCTCCCAAGATTTTCAATATCAAGACATCCGAAGATATGAAAAATATCGCAAAAAAGATATTGAATATAATTACAAAATTCCAGCCGATGTTTGAGGCATGGGTAAAACCGGCTTTACAAGCAACAACAGCGGTCGCAGAGCAAGATGCCTTAAATAAGTACTGCGAAATTCGGGATATGATACCGCAAAGCAATTTTATAAAGCGAAATGTTATAGAATCAAAACCGTATCTCTATCAGGTGCAAACCGGCATAACATGGCATTTAGGATGGAAACAAGTAACAAACCGCTGGGGAGAGAAGTATTGGGCATTGCGTTGGCAGAAGAGTCCTGTATACAGCACGTACATCGGATATAAGCATACGTCAAAACTGCCGGAAAACATTCCGATGGGCTATATCGTCGGTACAAAAAACAATGTGTTGAGTATGACCGGCAGCGAAGAACAAGACATACGTAATGGGCTTAAATGGGTCGGAGGCATTTTTGCAACAGCAGAAGGTTTCCATATTGCAAAATGCGTGGGGATTGTCGGCTTATTTACGGGAAGTCCCCGCTATGCAGCAGCTTGCGCCAATGCCCGTGACTATTGCTGGAACTTCGACAGCCGCGTCAACGATCTGCTCGGCTCATCCGAACACGACGGCCTTGTTGCAAAAGAAAGCCAGTATATCCCGAAGACAGCGCATAAAAAAGTACTTGGCAGAACTACACAAGGATATACTACCTTTAACTACAATCATGCGGAGATTTTTAACTATAACGATACGAAGATGCCGCCGGAAGCTGTCCAAAAGGAGATTACAAGTATGATAGAGCAAGGTAAAAAGCGCCGCCAAGAACCTTAG
- a CDS encoding MerR family transcriptional regulator, with translation MGRSDKTMTGFSIGEVEKITGIKAYVLRYWEQALPFLRPQKDEQGRRLYTDHHLDLIFRMKYLIEVRKFTLEGAGQQLLADLSDKGGSSRITELSGIRSELLDMYRLLQGNKNVFKPTTED, from the coding sequence ATGGGAAGATCGGATAAAACCATGACAGGCTTTTCCATCGGCGAAGTTGAAAAGATAACCGGTATCAAGGCGTATGTTCTCCGCTACTGGGAACAGGCACTGCCCTTTTTGCGTCCGCAAAAGGATGAGCAGGGCAGGCGGCTGTATACCGATCATCACCTCGATTTAATCTTCCGTATGAAGTATCTGATTGAGGTGCGGAAGTTTACGCTTGAAGGTGCAGGCCAGCAGCTGCTCGCTGATCTTTCCGACAAGGGAGGAAGCAGCCGGATTACGGAGCTTTCCGGCATCCGCAGTGAGTTGCTCGATATGTACCGGCTGTTGCAGGGAAATAAAAATGTGTTTAAGCCGACGACTGAAGACTAA
- the der gene encoding ribosome biogenesis GTPase Der, whose amino-acid sequence MEASGAEFDYRKKYENTPLVVIAGRPNVGKSTLFNRFLRKRRAITDPTPGVTRDPIEAQAIINGKPVRLMDTGGFKLTRSGDKKEDLMDELVVEKTQEALRRADKILLLLEASAPTAEDEEFIRFLRPYWDKLITAVNKTEGGRGEAEAYNYLSFGFPTLLCISAEHGDNITPLAEEITKGLDFSRVCEAPADTAIRIALIGKPNTGKSTLSNYLTKTSASIVSEIAGTTRDVVEGEFFYKDRQFIIQDTAGIRRKAKVKEDIEYYSVVRAMKSLEHADIVFHLIDAEEGLTEQDKKIIIQATKRGLGVIFVLNKWDLVKGEKKFRDAEQHIKIMFGKMEYAPIVPVSAQKGSGIPDLLNTALELFDQLTKKVETSALNLALKDWLEAVPPPHGQRNSFTLKYMVQTSARPVEFLIFANKPDLVSESYLRYISNRIRKDLGFSAIPFLVRVKGSRVKWEDRIKP is encoded by the coding sequence ATGGAAGCTTCGGGGGCGGAATTCGACTATCGTAAAAAATATGAGAACACACCACTCGTAGTGATAGCAGGACGACCGAATGTCGGAAAGTCTACCCTGTTCAACCGATTTTTGCGGAAGCGCCGCGCCATTACCGACCCGACGCCCGGCGTAACCCGCGACCCCATCGAGGCGCAGGCAATTATCAACGGGAAACCGGTACGGCTGATGGACACGGGCGGTTTTAAGCTGACCCGCAGCGGCGACAAAAAAGAAGACCTGATGGATGAGCTTGTTGTGGAGAAAACGCAGGAAGCGCTCCGCCGTGCCGATAAAATTCTTCTATTATTAGAAGCTTCTGCGCCCACTGCGGAAGACGAAGAGTTTATCCGCTTTCTGCGTCCCTATTGGGATAAGCTCATCACTGCGGTGAATAAAACAGAAGGCGGGCGCGGTGAAGCGGAAGCCTATAACTACCTCAGCTTCGGCTTTCCGACACTCCTGTGTATCAGTGCCGAACACGGAGACAATATTACGCCGCTTGCCGAAGAGATAACCAAGGGCTTGGACTTTTCTCGTGTATGCGAAGCGCCCGCCGATACCGCAATCCGCATCGCACTTATCGGTAAGCCCAACACCGGCAAGTCCACACTCAGCAACTACCTGACTAAAACTTCCGCATCGATTGTGTCGGAAATTGCCGGTACAACGCGCGATGTAGTGGAAGGTGAGTTTTTCTATAAAGACAGACAGTTTATTATTCAGGACACTGCCGGGATCAGGCGCAAGGCAAAGGTAAAAGAGGATATCGAGTATTACTCGGTTGTCCGCGCAATGAAAAGCTTGGAACATGCCGACATTGTCTTTCACCTGATCGATGCGGAAGAAGGACTGACCGAACAGGACAAAAAGATCATCATACAGGCGACCAAGCGGGGGCTGGGCGTCATCTTTGTGCTGAATAAATGGGATTTGGTCAAAGGCGAAAAAAAATTCCGCGATGCGGAGCAGCATATCAAGATTATGTTCGGTAAGATGGAATATGCGCCGATTGTTCCCGTTTCCGCACAGAAAGGAAGCGGCATTCCCGACCTGCTCAACACCGCGCTGGAACTATTCGACCAACTGACAAAAAAGGTAGAAACATCCGCGCTCAACCTCGCGCTCAAGGACTGGCTTGAGGCGGTGCCCCCGCCGCACGGGCAGCGCAATTCGTTTACGCTCAAGTATATGGTGCAAACCTCCGCACGGCCGGTAGAGTTTTTAATCTTTGCCAATAAACCCGACCTTGTCTCCGAATCCTACCTCCGGTACATCAGCAACCGGATTCGGAAAGACCTCGGCTTTAGCGCAATCCCCTTTTTGGTACGGGTAAAGGGCAGTCGGGTAAAATGGGAAGATCGGATAAAACCATGA
- the trpS gene encoding tryptophan--tRNA ligase, which translates to MERKRILTGDRPTGNLHLGHYVGSIRNRVRLQEEFECFFIIADLHTLTTKPEKHYIDELADNVRQMALDYLACGIDPEKSVIYLQSAVPEVCELNLFFADLVTVPRLQRIPSIKDMAKAAHLSELPLGLLGYPVLQAADILLPRANLVPVGKDNESHVELTREIAKRFNYMYGDVFPLPEVMVSDCGSLVGTDGQAKMSKSLGNAIFLCDDEKTVVKKVRSMYTDPNRTSADIPGTVEGNPVFIYHDAFNPNKAEIEDLKERYRKGKVGDVEVKDKLAAAINTFLEPIRERRAMYASKRGFIDEIIYNGTMKMRAEAAQTLKIVKKAMGVSGVWNKISRKAEEVQKKASG; encoded by the coding sequence ATGGAAAGAAAACGAATTTTAACAGGTGACCGCCCTACAGGGAACCTTCATCTGGGGCATTATGTCGGCTCGATTAGGAATCGTGTACGGCTTCAAGAAGAATTTGAATGCTTTTTTATTATTGCGGACTTGCATACACTAACGACAAAGCCCGAAAAACACTATATCGATGAGCTTGCCGATAATGTACGGCAAATGGCACTGGATTATTTAGCTTGCGGAATCGATCCTGAAAAATCGGTTATTTATCTGCAATCGGCGGTACCGGAAGTTTGCGAGCTGAACCTCTTTTTTGCCGATCTTGTTACCGTACCGCGGTTGCAGCGTATTCCTTCTATAAAAGATATGGCAAAGGCAGCGCATCTTTCCGAATTACCGCTTGGACTCCTCGGCTATCCTGTGCTGCAAGCTGCCGATATCTTGCTCCCCCGTGCGAATCTGGTACCGGTCGGCAAGGACAACGAAAGCCATGTTGAATTGACGCGGGAAATCGCAAAGCGGTTTAACTATATGTACGGTGATGTATTTCCGTTGCCGGAGGTTATGGTAAGCGACTGCGGCTCGCTTGTTGGGACGGACGGGCAGGCTAAGATGTCGAAGAGCCTCGGCAATGCGATATTCCTCTGCGATGATGAAAAAACGGTGGTAAAAAAGGTACGCAGTATGTACACCGATCCCAACCGAACCAGTGCCGATATTCCGGGTACTGTGGAAGGGAATCCGGTGTTCATCTACCATGATGCCTTTAATCCAAACAAAGCAGAAATTGAAGATTTAAAAGAACGCTACCGGAAGGGAAAGGTCGGCGATGTCGAAGTAAAGGATAAACTCGCAGCCGCCATCAATACTTTCCTTGAACCTATTAGAGAACGGCGTGCGATGTATGCATCCAAGCGAGGCTTCATCGACGAGATTATTTACAACGGTACGATGAAGATGCGAGCGGAAGCCGCACAAACCCTTAAAATCGTAAAAAAAGCAATGGGTGTTTCCGGCGTCTGGAATAAAATTTCCCGAAAAGCGGAAGAAGTACAGAAAAAAGCGAGTGGCTAA
- a CDS encoding DUF6364 family protein, whose protein sequence is MQAKLTLKMDKDVIDSMKRYAANNNKSLSRLVEDFFKTSIGETQQTIVLSPLVKELTGIISEADIEKSNYIDYLEKKYD, encoded by the coding sequence ATGCAAGCAAAATTAACATTAAAAATGGACAAAGATGTTATCGATTCAATGAAACGCTATGCGGCAAACAACAACAAAAGTCTTTCACGGCTGGTTGAAGATTTTTTTAAAACCTCTATCGGAGAAACACAACAAACCATCGTATTATCTCCGCTCGTAAAAGAATTAACAGGTATTATCAGTGAAGCGGATATAGAAAAGAGCAATTACATCGATTATTTGGAAAAAAAATATGACTAA